The Salvelinus alpinus chromosome 29, SLU_Salpinus.1, whole genome shotgun sequence region ctccCACGGCGTTATTcctctcctacagcgtccatcacaattacatgcagaTGGCCTattatgcaaattaggtgatAACATCATTTAGCGACTTCTAGGACAGCCAATACCTACTTTcgttactgaggagttggcaacactgcccATGACAGTGAGTTGTGGAAACAGCAAACCACGAGATCGTAATTGATACTCAGACGTCTCGTCTTTCCAATAACACAGTAATTTGGTTCATTTTAACTCGATAACTACAGTAGCTAATATCGTGATGTTTCTTCTATAACTTTAGAACCGTGATGTTGATACATGACATAGAAAACCGTACATACCTAACGTTGCAGCGTACTGTTTGTCATTAAGACAACCGATATTTACTAATGATTGCAGAGGCACAATAAACTGCAATCAGTTTTTCTGGCAGCTACAATATTATACTATGTAACATTTCACATTATAGACTTTATTAAACGTGAACTGACATTCAACCTTTGGTAGCCGAGTGGATTGGTTGGACGATTAACACAATCTTACAGACACAACCAGAAACAAGTGAACCATGCATCAACTTTGATGTTATGTATGGAAATACATAATTGATTGTCGAATATAGGGACCCCTCCATGTAGTTGTAAAACGCACGCCAACGTTCTACAACTCGCTAACTTGTTAGTTGATAAGCTAGCAGCTAGATCACATGTCAGCACAACATTGGGTTAGCTAACTTAGTAGCTAGCATGTTACCTGTGTCAGAAGCGAATTGGATAGCAATTGCGATGAGTCAGTTTAGCAAGGACCAGATGATAATCCTCAAAGTCATGTACTTTACTTTTGATTTCCCACGTAATGTTACGAAATTGGAAGTTATCAAACGTTACACAAATGTCATTCCATTTCCCAATGTCCTTGTCCAGCAGCAACACGCCTCACGCAAGCGTAGGAACGTTTCTAGAAGAAGAAAAACCGCCCACACGTCATACACCGGCGTAGCTCTGATTGGTGGAGAATGCATATTTCAGTCATTATCAATAAAAGTTATACAATCATTACATTATCagcaagaaaatatatatttatatatttatattatataatAGTATTAAATCCAAGACTGCTGTAAACATTTTGTAGGTCACTGTACCTTCTTTAGCTACATTTTTTAATTAAATTTTTCAAGCAATTTATTGAGAAAACATATAATTATGTAATACTTATCCTATTCATTAAACAAAATTATTATTTCCCTATCAATTGCTTTTTTTACTCACAAGAGACTACAATTGTGTGACAAACCTACTGGTGGCGCTGTGAAATATTGCTTCTCTATCACTAGCGAATGAAACTCGGTGGtgccaaagattatggatatactgacaagatataAGTGTCgacgccctaacaatgggagtcgttgtccataAAGCGTTTCGGCGGGCTGTCTAGCgccgcctatcctttctttggatttgTGGATACATTTAATTGTTACTTTTTAAATATTCGACGAGGGTTGTCGAAGTCAACCGCCTatattcaatggagagagtggCAGAATGCCCGCTGTAACTGACCCAagattaaggaaagctttgactatgtacagacagtgaccatagccttgctattgagagaggctgccatagtcagacctggctctcaagagaagacaggctatgtacaCACTGCCCAGAAAATGAGGTGGAaaatgagctgcacttcctaacctggcaaatgtatgaccatataagAGACACATACtttctcagattacacagacgcacaaagaatttgaaaacaaatccaattttgataaactcatttctattgggtgaaataccacagtgtgccatcacagcagaaatatttgtgacctgttgccacaagaaacgggcaaccagtgaagaacaaacaccattgtaaatacaacccatatttatgtttatttatttttgccttttgtactttactattttcACATTGTTATAAACTGTACATAGCCACAATATgatatttgaaatgtctctatttctcttaaacttttgtgagtgtaatgtttactgtttacgccattagatttttttatggaccaaattcgacactcattgacctccatacgaAAACTCCTCGCTTGCTGAGAGAAAGAAACGAAAGAATACCACCTCCTAGAGAAGACAGATTTTTGGCCGAGTTGTGCCAATGATGTGTTTTATACACGTCATTGAGTTAGGCCTCTCGCCTTGCTTCTTCCTCTTTGGTGGTGCTCTCGCTACGTCATGAAGAGAGAAATTCTCAGGCCGCATGTTGTGACAAAACACTCGCGCTTCACTGACAGCCACTCTTACCACTGATTTTAAGTTATTAGAAGACACATTCAGGTGGTTATCTGTTAATATACGTATAAATAAATAGACGAAAATGCCCAAGAAAGCAAAAGAAGATGCAGAATGGGAAGGAGAAGAGGGAGCAGCCCCACCAGCGGCGGCAGGTACCTAATTGTTAGCAGCTAAGCTAACGGTTACAACTGAATCCTTTCCAGCCACTGCACCACAGTTGTTAACGTTAGCTATTGTGCatcaatgtgatatttcattaacAAGTAGCTGTCCTGGCTGTCATATGATAGGGATTATTTTGACAAAAAGTGTGGCATTAGCGATGGTTAACTACCTAGAAACTACGTTAGCTAACTTGCTATCAATGTTTTGAAAATGATGCAATGCCATATGCATTCCTTGTAATTGTCAGACAAATGATTCCTTGTTCTCTACTTGACAGTCAAGTAACGTTAGAGACACACTTCAACATGTAAAAGGGGTCCTTTGCGGAAGAATAATCAACACAGGGTCATGGCTAGTTATGAATTTCTCATTCATTGAAGTCATGAAGGCTAGGTTAGCTCTGTCATAGCTCATATGCATTGTTAGAAGAACTGCTGTGTTGACCAAAGTCATTCTGAAAATGCGCCAGCCCCCGCTCCCCTTATAACGGGCTCCCCCTCTGGCTCATTCAGACCCTCTCTTTTGTCACTCCGTGCATCCATATGTTGATGACAAACTTAATAATTTTGTTACCTACATTTTCTCTCCCCTCTATAGAAAAATCAGTTAAGAAAGGAAAGAAGGATAAGAAGGGGAAGAAGAGTGTGAGTATACCTCTTTTGGTGATATTTTGAGTAGATTGAATGAGGTGAGAAAGAAAATGTAATTGTCGATGTGTGAACACGTTAAACAAAATGTATCAACATCTCTCATTGActgtcacactctctcacacagttCTTTGATGAGCTGGCCACAGATAACAAAAAAGAGGATGGACTTGTGGCGAAGGAGACTCAAGGAAAGCAGGTAATTGTTTTCCTTGACTAATACAGATTATCATATAGGTCATTTTCAGTTGGATTACTTATATTTGCAATACTGTATGTATCAATAACATGATATCCAGTGAAATGTTGTCATTAATAGGTCCACCTATTACATAATTGTTATGTTTCTTCCCTTCCCACCTAATTTGCTCTCTTGAAAGACAGAAGATGAGCTTGAAGAGGTTGGGGAGGTAGCCACTACTAGCCAGAGTGGTAGCTAGCTTGCAGTATTGAAtctccaacatagaaaatcatgatatatatatatttttaaatcgtgACCTATGTGTTTCGTGTGGTCCCTCCCTGCTAATACCTAaccctagtagttatcatgtaAACCTTCATGCCCATCTAATATAATCTCTCTTGCTCTCAGCCTCAGAAGAAAAAGAAAGACCGGCGGAAAGGTAAAGGTGGAGAGGGAGACGATGATGATGACGAGGATATGATGGAGAAACTGAAGAAGCTGTCAGTGCAAGCCAGCGAggacgaggaagaggagggtaaGTTAACTGCTTAGTAAGTATGTCAAACGTAAATTATGTATACATTTCAAGCTGGAAATGTGCGGAGTTGATAGCTTAGCTAGATTTTCATCaacttcttgctctctctcttattTCAGTTGTGGCCCCCAGAAAAGGCAAGGGAAATAAGGTGAGCGTGTTGTGCATGCAACAGTCTTGATCACTATATCTACAGTCTTAGCAGATTTGATCACTGTCCTATTCTATTACATTTTGAGGGGAGACTATGCTATAATCCacttttaaattgtatttgttatttttgttgtcTCAGGCCGGGAACATATTTGCAGCTCTCAGTCAGGGAGacagtgatggtgatgatggagtGGCTGGAGGGGAGGATGATAATGATGAAGAAGAGAGACGGATGAAGGTGTGTGGGGTTTGCTTCTTATGTTTATGTATCATGTTCTCTGACTTTGAATGTTGATTCTATTGATACTTTTTGTTTCAAAGGTCCAGGCAGCTCTATGAATGTGTTTATGTTTACTAattcatccatccctcccctcctcgTATCGTTCTTTCCTTTTCTactgtcttctcttctcttttgGATTTCATCACAGACTTACAATAAGACCTGCTACACATGTTCACATCCATATTCTTAGTGATTCCTAAATAAAAATTTAAATTGCATTTCATCTACATGCTTTGGACAAATTAGCATTGGCCAGAAAGGTTGGGGCTTGCAAGGCACTTAGAATCTAATGATTTGAATCAAGCATGTTATTTTTCTTCATAATGACATGGTGCTCTGGTGTAAGGACATGTCTAATATGAAGGAACTGGTGTATCTGTGTGCGTGTCCGTGCGTCTTTAATACTTTAACACAGGAGGTTGAGAAGGTGCAGAAGGGCAAGAAAAAAGATAAACCTAAGCCAAAAGCAAAGGTGGGTGATGGAATGTTTCTTCTCTTTCTGCActcttttccttccctctcctttcccctttCTTCATACCCTTCGCCCCTGTGCCTGTCTGTTTCCCATCCAACAGGGTTGATAACAGAAGGCAGCACATTTTAAATGTTCACTAACACATTCCCCTCTCAATCCATTCCCTTTTATTCCACTCTACTCTTTGTTTGACGTCTTTCTCTTCGTACACCTCATATCTGCAGATCTAACCCACTGAGATACTCAATACAATAAAACCGTGTGAGTCTGATCTCACTTGTTCCCAGACATGGAGCCTCACTCTATTTTTACTACATAATACCAGGCTCCCTCTGATGATGAGGCGGAAGAGATGAAAGACAAGGATGAGAAAAAAGCTGTGAAAAAGAACAAGAACCCAGAGGCTAAAACAACACCCAAGGTCATGCTTCTGATTGGCTTGGTGGAATATTGCTTACACTTATCAAATCATTTTAGATCTACTGGAGTATCCAGAGAGTATTGATTTGCGATTCAGCATTATGTTGAGAACTAAATGAGAAACTCTCCTTTTCTCTTCCCATGTAGGCAACTGAGGAGGATGAAGCAGAGGAGGAGAAGCCTCAGCCGAAGAAAGGCAAGAAGGAACAGCCCAAGGTGAGTGAAGAGCTCTCTCTGGTGTTAACAACACAAACTTTGTTTAAAACTGTTTTCCTTTTGGAATGTAGGGATGGCATTCGATTGAAAAAAATAATATTGGGTTAGCGACGTATAGTGTGACCAAGTCCCAATACCCCCACCTGTAAACTGTCAAGAATGCAGGCCAATATAATGCATGGCCACAGTGTATGGGTCACAGTTACACTTAATGTCTTGTCAAGGTAGTTTCTGTAAAACCATAATGCTGTGTGACTTGTCCCATTCAGAGGATGAACAAACCTGCTCGCCCGCCTCGCAGCGAAGATGAAGAGGGTGGATGAAGACGACACAATGAAGGTGTGTTTTTATAGTCTAATCTGAGTCTGCTATATGGAAGGGTCATACATAGCATGTAGAGCCGCCATAGAACGCCTAACTCCCTCTCATAgaactgtctctccctctgtctgcctccctctctgctgtcAGTGTGCTGAAGACGTGATcgcagagcaggagcaggagaaaggTGACGACCCCTTTGCCAACATGagcaagaaggagaagaagaagaaaaagaaaatggtAACCAGTctatacatacactaccggtcaaaagttttagaacacctactcattcaagggtttttctttatttgtactattttctacattgtagaatagtagtgaaaatgtcaaagctatgaaataacacatatggaatcatgtagaaaccaaaaaagtgttaaacaaatctaaatatattttatatttgagattcttcaaatagccaccctttgctttgatgacagctctgtacactcttggcattctctcaaccagcttcacctggaatgcttttctaaaaGTCTTggcgttcccacatatgctgagcatttgttggctgcttttccttcactctgcggtctgactcatcccaaaccatctcaattgggttgaggtcgggtgattggggAGGCGAGgacgtcatctgatgcagcactccatcactctccttattggtaaaatagcccttacacagcctggaggtgtgttgggtcattgtcctgttgaaaaacaaatgatagtcccactaagtgcaaaccagacgggatggtgtttcgctgcagaatgctatggtaaccatgctggtaaagtgtgcctcgaattctaaataaatcagacagtgtcaccagcaaagcacccccacacaataacacctcctcctccatgcttttacggtaggaaatacacatgcagagatcatccgttcacccataccacgtctcacaaagacatggcggttggaaacgagaatctccaatttggactccagaccaaaagacaaatttccacctgtctaatgtccattgctcgtgtttcttggcccaagcaagtctcttcttcttgttggtgtcctttagcagtggtttctttgaaacaatttgaccatgaaggcctgattcacagtctcctctgaacagttgatattgagatgtgtctgttacttgaactctgaagcatttatttgggctgcaatctgaggtgcagttaactctaatgaatttatccctGCAGCAGAGatgactctgggtcttccttaccTGTGACGGTAAGTTTCATcatagccagtttcatcatagcgcttgatggtttttgcgactgtactttaagaaactttcaaagttcttgaaatgttctgcattgactgaccttcatgtcttaaagtaatgatggactgtcgtttctctttgcttatttcagctgttcttgccataatatggacttggtcatttaccaaataatcttctgtatacccccccaccccacctcatcacaacacaacacaacagattgaCTCCATAGCTTTGAGAAGGAAAGGCATTCCataaatttacttttaacaaggcacacctgttaattgaaatgcattccaggtgactacatcatgaagctggttgagagattgcaaagtgtgtgcaaagctgtcaacaaggcaaatcaaatcaaagtttatttgtcacgtgtgccgaatacaacaggtgtagtagaccttacagtgaaatgcttacttacaggctagtaggtaggtaaagaaataaaacaacagtaaaaagacaggctatatacagtagcgaggctataaaagtagcgaggctacatacagactcgggttagtcaggctgattgaggtagtatgtacatgtagatatggttaaagtgactatgcatatatgatgaacagtgagtagcagtagcgtgaaagagggggtggtgggtgggacacaatgcagatagcccggttagccaatgtgcgggagcactggttggtcggcacaattgaggtagtatgtacatgaatgtatagttaaaatgactatgtatatatgatgaacagagtagcagcagcgtaaaaagaggggttgggggggcacacaatgcaaatattccgggtagccatttgattacctgttcaggagtcatatggcttgggggtaaaaactgttgagaagcttttttgtcctagacttggcactccggtaccgcttgcggtagtagagagaacaatcTGTGGCTGGGgtatttgaccatttttagggctttcctctgacaccgcctggtgtagaggtcctggatggcaggcagcttagccccagtgatgtactgggccgtacgcactaccctgtagtgccttgtggtcagaggctgagcaattgccgtaccaggcagtgatgcaaccagtcaggatgctctcgatgttgcagctgtagaaccttttgaggatcccaggacccatgccaaatctttttgtttcttgagggggaataggctttgttgtgccctcttcacgactgtcttggtgtgtttggaccattctagtttgttgttgatgtggacaccaaggaacttgaagctctcaacctgctccactacagccccgtcgataagaatggggacgtgctcggtcctccttttcctgtagtccacaatcatctcctttgtcttgatcacgttgagggagaggttgttgtcctggtaccacacggccaggtctctgacctccctataggctgtctcgtcgttgtcggtgatcaggcctaccactgctgtgtcatcagcaaacttaacgatggtgtaggagtcgtgcctggccatgcagtcgtgggtgaactgggagtacaggagggcacTGAGCACGCaaccctggggagctccagtgttgaggatcaccgtggcagatgtgttgctacctaccctgacggcccgtcagaaagtccaggatccagttgcagagggaggtgtttagacccaggatccttagcttattgatgagctttgagggtactatggtgttgaacgctgagctgtagtcaatgaatagcattctcacataagtgttccttttgtccaggttggaaagggcagtgtggagtgcaatagagattgcatcatctgtggatctgtggattttgggcacagggactatggtggtctgcttgaaacatgttggtattacagactcaatcagggacatgttgaaaatgtcagtgaagacacctgccagttggtcagcacatgcccggagcacacgtcctggtaatccgtctggccccgcagccttgtgtatgttgacctgtttaaaggtcatactcacgtcggctacggagagcgtgatcacacagtcgtctggaacagctgatgctctcatgcatgcctcagtgtttcttgcctcgaagcgagcatagaagtgatttagctcgtctggtaggctcgtgtcactgggcagctcgcggctgtgcttccctttgtagtctgtagtagtttgcaagccttgccacataagacgagcgtccgAGCCaatgtagtatgattcaatcttagccctgtattgacgctttgcctgtttgatggttcgtcgcagggcatagcaggatttcttgttagagtcccgcaccttgtaAGCGGCAGATCTACCCTTTatctcagtgcgaatgttgcctgtaatccatggcttctggttggggtacagtcactgtggggacgacgtcctcgatgcacttattgataaagccagtgactgatgtggtgtactccacaatgccatcggaagaatcccggaacatgttccagtctgtgatagcaaaacagtcctgtagtttagcatctgcttcatctgaccacttttttatagagctggtgcttcctgttttaattttggcttgtaagcaggaatcaggaggatggagttGTAGTTGGATtaaccaaatggagggcgagggagaggtttgtacgcgtctctgtgtgtgtacaggtgatctagaattattttccctctggttgcacatttaacatgttgatggaaatttggtagaactgatttaagtttccctgtattaaagtctccagccactaggagcgccgcctctgggtgagtggtttcctgtttgcttatttccttatacagctgactaaGTGCGgtgttagtgccagcatctgtctgtggtggtaaataaacatccaacgaaagtatagctgaaaactctctaggcaggTAGTGTTGCcttcaatttatcacaatatactctacttcaggcgagcaaaatctagagacttccttagatttcgtgcttGCCGGTGCTtgccctcgtcttaccggagtgtgctgttctagcttgccggtgcagcgtatagcccgctagctgaatatccatgtcgtcattcagccacgatttcgtgaaacataggatattacagtttttgatgtcctgttggtaggatattcgtggtcgtacctcgtctagtttattgtccaatgattgcacgttggtgagtagtattgacggtaacggcagctttcccactcgccttttccgggtcctgaccaggcatccggctctttgtcctttgtacctgcgtcgcttcctcttgcaaataacggggatgttggccctgtcgggtgtttggagaatgtcctgtgtGTCTTGCTTGTTGAACAAAAAATCTTTGTATAATCCGaagtgagtgatcgctgtcctgatattcaGAAGCTCTTTTGCCgcaagatacggttgcagaaacattatgtacaaaataagttataaaTAACACGAAAACcccccacataatagcacaattggttgggcgcccgtaaaactgctgccatttcttccggcgccattgtctgggtggctatttgaagaatctcaaatataaagtatattttgatttaacacttttttggttactacatgattccatatgtgtgttgatgtcttcactcgtattctacaatgtagaaaattgtacaaataaagaaaaacccttgcattagtaggtgttctaaaaccttagTGTACCTTACCGGTAGTGTATGCTCGACCAGACACAGAAGAAGCTTTTTATTCGTTGGAAGTGTGTGTCCATGCCTCTGTGTTTTATAGATAGAATATGAGAAGCAGGTGGCCAGTGTGCGTGCTGCCAACGCCATCGAGGGCGATTTCTCAGTGTCCCAGGCTGAGTTGTCTTCCAGGCAGGCCATGCTGGAGAACGCATCAGATATCAAGGTGACCTGACCGTCTCAACTCTTCTAGTGTTACTTTATTCTAAAGAATTAAGTGAAAAGTTAATAGAACATAGTTCTTGAATACTGAAGAAAATTTATTAAATGTTTCTAAGTAGACAGTATGAGGTAGTCCCTTCAACCATTCTATACTGtagaaaagggaaaagggatgggcaactttgatgggggtgtgGGCCACAAAACCCCATGGGCAGAGAAGATTTTTCAGTTTTATaactaatttcctgtaattctacacattttgccattgggtggagagaaatgttttgaATATGATATCTGATTGggactgactaacaaaatcaatgggggcaccCCGGACGTTAATTCGACCATGATAGTACGTTTAGATAGGCGGACAGgtatgtcagctaacattttttagatttGCTGACTGACTtactatcagtgactgacataagagaaaaactgctaatgcacaaccacattttgaaattgcaccttgtgtattctactgcTCTAACTTGTAACAGTAAGTTGACACCCCAACTGAGTTCCTAATTAAAAGCAAAAATGGAAATTGATCTGAGGGCCTTCGggctgccagttgcccatccTGCCTGCAGAATGTCAAGTGGGAATCCATGAAGTTCTATGAGTATCAGAGTTCACCTGTAGGGGTTTCAGTGTTTTAATGTCTCCCTCAGCTGGAGAGGTTCAGTATATCAGCTCACGGGAAGGAGCTGTTTGTCAACGCAGATCTCCTGGTGGTGGCAGGAAGACGCTACGGTCTGGTTGGACCTAACGGGAAGGGGAAGACCACTCTCCTGAAACATATTGCCAACAGAGCTCTCAGTATCCCTCCTAACATCGACGTGCTGCTCTGTGAGCAAGGTATTTCACTTGCCCTCTGAAGAATACCCACCCACCCCATcatacccttctctctctgtctccctctcatcATCTATCTGTTTGCATGTCTTTTGTCCCTACCCCCTGtctcaacactcctctctctactcctcttctcccttcaccCCAACCCTCTCTAACACCCTATGTCTCTCTCCATAGAGGTGATAGCTGATGACACACCGGCGGTCCAGGCTGTGTTGAAGGCAGACACGAGGCGTCTGAAGCTCCTAGAAGAGGAGAGACAACTCCAGGCTCTGCTGGAGAAAGGAGAAGACAGCGTGGCTGAGAGACTGGACAAGGTTTGGTGAAGTATTATAATGAAACCctaatgcctagttaaataaaataaaaacaatttataAAATAAAGTTAGATCTGCCTGGCGAAATATCCACTTCCTAATTTCTATAATAATGTATTGGATACACCGTTTTTTAATTCAGACTGTGGTAACATACTTTGGAGTTATTGTCTCTTAGGCTGCATTGAGACAGAAATGTAATATCTGTCAATAGACTAAGACACTGCTTGTCTACATATTGTGTGTCCGTCTCAACCAGGTCTATGAGGAGTTGAGGATTATTGGGGCAGCAGCAGCGGAGGCTAAAGCCCGTCGTATCCTGGCTggtctctccttcaccccagagaTGCAGAATCGAGCTACCAAGAAGTTCTCTGGAGGCTGGAGGATG contains the following coding sequences:
- the LOC139559438 gene encoding LOW QUALITY PROTEIN: ATP-binding cassette sub-family F member 1-like (The sequence of the model RefSeq protein was modified relative to this genomic sequence to represent the inferred CDS: inserted 2 bases in 1 codon); the encoded protein is MPKKAKEDAEWEGEEGAAPPAAAEKSVKKGKKDKKGKKSFFDELATDNKKEDGLVAKETQGKQPQKKKKDRRKGKGGEGDDDDDEDMMEKLKKLSVQASEDEEEEVVAPRKGKGNKAGNIFAALSQGDSDGDDGVAGGEDDNDEEERRMKEVEKVQKGKKKDKPKPKAKAPSDDEAEEMKDKDEKKAVKKNKNPEAKTTPKATEEDEAEEEKPQPKKGKKEQPKRMNKPARPPRSEDEEXVDEDDTMKCAEDVIAEQEQEKGDDPFANMSKKEKKKKKKMIEYEKQVASVRAANAIEGDFSVSQAELSSRQAMLENASDIKLERFSISAHGKELFVNADLLVVAGRRYGLVGPNGKGKTTLLKHIANRALSIPPNIDVLLCEQEVIADDTPAVQAVLKADTRRLKLLEEERQLQALLEKGEDSVAERLDKVYEELRIIGAAAAEAKARRILAGLSFTPEMQNRATKKFSGGWRMRVSLARALFMEPTLLMLDEPTNHLDLNAVIWLNNYLQGWKKTLLIVSHDQSFLDDVCTDIVHLDNQKLYYYRGNYLTFKKMYVQKQKELQKQYDKQEKKLKDLKAGGKSTKQAEKQTKETLTRKQAKGKKKGGVEEESQEATELLKRPKEYTVKFTFPNPPSLSPPILGLHSVDFAFEGHKPLFKNVDFGIDMETRICIVGPNGVGKSTLLLLLTGRLNPIKGEMRKNHRLKVGFFNQQYADQLNMEEAATEYLQRNFNLPYQDSRKCLGRFGLESHAHTIQISKLSGGQKARVVFAELACRQPDVLILDEPTNNLDIESIDALSEAINEYKGAVIIVSHDARLITETACQLWVVEDRSVNQIDGDFEDYKREVLESLGETLVHKVKE